One segment of Triticum aestivum cultivar Chinese Spring chromosome 2A, IWGSC CS RefSeq v2.1, whole genome shotgun sequence DNA contains the following:
- the LOC123185866 gene encoding zinc finger protein ZAT1, with translation MAKNTCKLCSRRFASPRALAGHMRSHSVKVARPQQISSASSASTSVAAADDDARMAIQAHVLRGKPKRRARLAESDFSDRESEAEYPSQSPGAKRVHAGSRDAEPVSSVSDAATPEEDVARSLMMLSRDSWPAPPPSYRAADSDDAEAAPAPPAAEQKRTRFQCPACKKVFRSYQALGGHRASHVRGGRGGCCAPPLSPPPASTHLQPLPECEEGTKPPPHPHECPCCSRVFASGQALGGHKRPQLRPAAAAVAAHPAAAMKSLGLIDLNLPAPFEDVELSAVSDPFLAARPGH, from the coding sequence ATGGCCAAGAACACATGCAAGCTCTGCTCCCGCCGCTTCGCCAGCCCGCGCGCGCTCGCCGGCCACATGCGCTCCCACTCCGTCAAGGTCGCCCGGCCGCAGCAGATCTCGTCGGCCTCCTCCGCGTCCACCTCCGTCGCGGCCGCGGACGACGACGCCAGGATGGCCATCCAGGCCCACGTGCTCCGCGGCAAGCCCAAGCGGCGGGCGCGCCTCGCCGAGTCCGACTTCTCGGATCGCGAGAGCGAGGCGGAGTACCCGTCGCAGTCGCCTGGCGCCAAGCGCGTGCATGCCGGATCGCGCGACGCCGAGCCGGTGAGCTCCGTGTCCGACGCCGCCACGCCGGAGGAGGACGTCGCGCGGTCCCTCATGATGCTCTCCCGCGACTcctggcccgcgccgccgccgtcctacCGCGCCGCCGACTCCGACGACGCAGAGGCCGCACCCGCGCCCCCGGCGGCCGAGCAGAAGCGGACGCGGTTCCAGTGCCCGGCGTGCAAGAAGGTGTTCCGATCGTACCAGGCGCTGGGCGGGCACCGCGCGAGCCACGTCCGCGGCGGCAGGGGCGGCTGCTGCGCGCCCCCGCTCAGCCCGCCTCCCGCGTCCACCCACCTGCAGCCATTGCCGGAATGCGAGGAGggcacgaagccgccgccgcatCCGCACGAGTGCCCCTGCTGCTCCCGCGTGTTCGCGTCGGGCCAGGCCCTCGGCGGCCACAAGCGGCCCCAGCtccgcccagccgccgccgccgtggccgctcATCCGGCGGCCGCGATGAAAAGCCTGGGCCTCATTGATCTGAACCTCCCGGCGCCGTTCGAGGACGTGGAGCTCTCCGCCGTGTCAGATCCCTTCCTCGCGGCAAGGCCAGGCCACTGA